One Mycolicibacterium parafortuitum DNA segment encodes these proteins:
- a CDS encoding SHOCT domain-containing protein, protein MTAAVPPDLEHEIDDIARRHGLSRDSVLAMWVAVRNGGGTMAQFSVPELGGSGQWMRGGMTMVGDMFDHALKARVDALCTELAGLPATGAAAAPQQWWPAGLGTPSSTGGQNDTRYAVFPATRRLAVQSGGVTRVFDTGEHRIGGVQQQQGGPAATLTFTSQLGTFGISALREIGTAETAGSPAPAAENPAPDDSSAIIAAIEKLAGLHERGILTDAEFAAKKAELLGRL, encoded by the coding sequence ATGACTGCCGCCGTACCCCCGGACCTGGAGCATGAGATCGACGACATCGCCCGCCGCCACGGGCTTTCCCGTGATTCGGTGCTGGCGATGTGGGTCGCGGTGCGCAACGGCGGCGGCACGATGGCGCAGTTCTCGGTCCCGGAACTCGGGGGCTCGGGACAGTGGATGCGCGGCGGCATGACGATGGTCGGCGACATGTTCGACCACGCGCTCAAGGCGCGCGTCGACGCGCTGTGCACTGAGCTCGCCGGGCTGCCCGCCACCGGTGCGGCCGCCGCCCCGCAACAGTGGTGGCCGGCCGGCCTCGGCACCCCCAGCTCGACCGGCGGGCAGAACGACACCAGGTACGCGGTGTTCCCCGCGACACGCCGGCTGGCCGTGCAGAGCGGCGGGGTGACAAGGGTTTTCGACACCGGCGAGCATCGGATCGGCGGTGTCCAGCAACAGCAGGGCGGGCCCGCGGCGACGCTGACGTTCACCAGTCAGCTGGGCACGTTCGGTATCTCGGCGCTGCGTGAGATCGGCACCGCGGAGACGGCGGGTTCCCCCGCGCCCGCGGCAGAGAACCCGGCCCCGGACGACTCCTCGGCGATCATCGCCGCGATCGAGAAGCTGGCCGGACTGCACGAGCGCGGCATCCTCACCGACGCCGAATTCGCCGCCAAGAAGGCCGAGCTGCTCGGCCGGCTGTGA
- a CDS encoding DEAD/DEAH box helicase: MPTPLPTPLLEDPGDLSELFAVRGDADELFTRFAGWAQSNGTTLYPAQEEALIELVSGSNVILATPTGSGKSLVATGAIYAQLAAGGVSFYTAPIKALVSEKFFALCEVFGAANVGMLTGDAAVNADAPIIACTAEILANVALREGADADIGLCVLDEFHFYGDPDRGWAWQVPLLELPRAQFLLMSATLGDVTFLREDLTRRTGRTTALVANAERPVPLYFSYATTPMHETIQELVDTKQSPIYVVHFTQASALERAQALMSVNVSSKEEKAAIAEHIGGFRFSSAFGATLSRLVRHGIGVHHAGMLPKYRRLVEQLAQAGLLKVICGTDTLGVGINVPIRTVVFSALSKYDGVRTRLLNAREFHQIAGRAGRAGFDTAGTVVVQAPDHEVENLKQFAKVADDPKKRRKLVRRKAPEGMVPWSEATMTRLVDAAPEPLTSHMRVTTSMVLDVVDRPGDPFEAMRRLLTDNHEPRKRQLKLIREAVGIARSLLQAGVVERLPEPEPDGRRYRLTVDLPPDFALNQPLSTFALAAIDLLDAGSESYALDVVSVIEATLEDPRQILAAQLKRARGEAVAQMKADGVEYDERIELLDDITYPKPLEELLGHAYAVYLQSNPWAADGKLSPKSVVREMWERGMTFREYVSEYGLTRVEGAVLRYLSDAFKALRSGVPTAARTDELTDIVEWLGELVRQVDSSLLDEWEQLTSPDQPHDQPMPVPARPRPLTGNERAFTAMVRNALFRRVELFARERWEELAALDGRAGLSAQQWRDIGDDYFGEHDDVGTGADARGPALLIIDRQARTWRVRQIFDDPAGDHDWGFEVEVDLDASDEEGVPVLRLLSAGRFD, from the coding sequence ATGCCCACTCCCCTGCCCACTCCCCTTCTCGAAGACCCCGGTGACCTTTCGGAGCTCTTCGCCGTCCGCGGCGACGCCGACGAACTGTTCACCCGGTTCGCGGGCTGGGCGCAAAGCAACGGCACCACGCTGTACCCGGCGCAGGAGGAGGCGCTGATCGAGCTGGTCAGCGGGTCCAACGTGATCCTCGCGACGCCGACCGGGTCGGGGAAGTCTCTGGTCGCCACGGGCGCGATCTACGCTCAGCTCGCCGCCGGCGGCGTGAGCTTCTACACCGCACCGATCAAGGCGCTGGTCAGCGAAAAGTTCTTCGCGCTGTGCGAGGTGTTCGGCGCGGCCAACGTCGGCATGCTGACCGGGGACGCGGCCGTCAACGCCGACGCACCGATCATCGCGTGCACCGCCGAGATCCTGGCCAACGTCGCGCTGCGGGAGGGTGCCGACGCCGATATCGGGCTGTGCGTGTTGGACGAGTTCCACTTCTACGGCGACCCCGACCGCGGGTGGGCGTGGCAGGTGCCGCTGCTGGAGCTGCCGAGGGCCCAGTTCCTGTTGATGTCTGCGACGCTCGGCGACGTCACGTTCCTGCGCGAGGACCTGACCCGGCGCACCGGCCGGACCACCGCGCTGGTCGCCAACGCCGAACGCCCGGTGCCGCTGTACTTCTCCTACGCGACCACCCCGATGCACGAGACGATCCAGGAACTCGTCGACACCAAACAGTCGCCGATCTACGTCGTGCACTTCACCCAGGCCTCGGCGCTGGAGCGGGCGCAGGCGCTGATGAGCGTCAACGTCAGCTCCAAGGAGGAGAAGGCCGCGATCGCCGAGCACATCGGCGGGTTCCGTTTTTCCTCGGCGTTCGGCGCGACGCTGTCGCGACTGGTGCGCCACGGCATCGGCGTGCACCACGCCGGCATGTTGCCGAAGTACCGGCGTCTGGTCGAGCAACTCGCCCAGGCAGGCCTGCTGAAGGTCATCTGCGGCACCGACACCCTCGGTGTCGGGATCAACGTGCCCATCCGCACCGTGGTGTTCTCCGCGCTGTCGAAGTACGACGGCGTGCGCACCCGGTTGCTCAATGCCCGGGAGTTCCACCAGATCGCCGGACGGGCCGGTCGGGCCGGTTTCGACACCGCGGGCACCGTCGTGGTCCAGGCACCCGACCACGAGGTGGAGAACCTCAAACAGTTCGCGAAGGTCGCCGACGATCCGAAGAAGCGCCGGAAGCTGGTGCGGCGCAAGGCGCCCGAGGGGATGGTGCCGTGGAGTGAGGCGACGATGACCCGCCTGGTCGACGCTGCGCCCGAGCCTCTGACGAGTCACATGCGGGTGACCACGTCGATGGTCCTCGACGTCGTGGACCGCCCTGGCGATCCGTTCGAGGCGATGCGGCGGCTGCTGACCGACAACCACGAGCCGCGCAAGCGCCAGCTGAAGCTGATCCGCGAGGCGGTGGGTATCGCGCGCTCGCTGCTGCAGGCCGGGGTCGTCGAGCGACTCCCCGAACCGGAGCCCGACGGACGGCGGTACCGGCTGACCGTCGACCTGCCGCCGGACTTCGCGCTGAACCAGCCGCTGTCGACGTTCGCGCTGGCCGCGATCGACCTGCTCGACGCGGGGTCGGAAAGCTATGCGCTGGACGTGGTCTCGGTGATCGAGGCGACGCTGGAGGACCCGCGCCAGATCCTGGCCGCCCAGCTCAAGAGAGCCCGCGGAGAGGCCGTCGCACAGATGAAGGCGGACGGCGTCGAGTATGACGAACGCATCGAACTGCTCGACGACATCACCTACCCGAAGCCGCTGGAGGAACTGCTGGGACACGCCTACGCGGTGTATCTGCAGAGCAATCCGTGGGCCGCGGACGGCAAGCTGTCGCCGAAGTCGGTGGTGCGCGAGATGTGGGAGCGGGGCATGACGTTCCGCGAGTACGTCAGTGAGTACGGCCTGACCCGTGTCGAGGGCGCCGTGCTGCGGTATCTGTCCGACGCGTTCAAGGCGCTGCGCTCCGGTGTCCCCACCGCCGCCCGCACCGACGAGCTCACCGACATCGTCGAATGGCTCGGCGAGCTTGTCCGCCAGGTCGATTCGAGCCTGCTCGACGAGTGGGAGCAGCTCACCAGCCCGGACCAGCCGCACGATCAGCCGATGCCCGTACCGGCCCGCCCGCGACCGCTGACCGGCAATGAGCGGGCGTTCACCGCGATGGTGCGCAACGCGCTGTTCCGCCGGGTCGAGTTGTTCGCCCGCGAGCGATGGGAAGAACTCGCCGCGCTCGACGGCCGCGCCGGCCTGTCGGCGCAGCAGTGGCGCGATATCGGCGACGACTACTTCGGCGAGCACGACGACGTCGGCACCGGCGCGGACGCCCGCGGTCCCGCACTGCTGATCATCGACCGGCAGGCCCGCACGTGGCGGGTGCGGCAGATCTTCGACGACCCGGCCGGGGACCACGACTGGGGATTCGAGGTCGAGGTCGACCTGGACGCCTCCGACGAGGAGGGCGTCCCGGTGCTACGCCTGCTGTCGGCGGGCCGCTTTGACTGA